A part of Candidatus Dormiibacterota bacterium genomic DNA contains:
- a CDS encoding GNAT family protein → MIPVTPVTLEGHGVRLEPLGPGHQDGLAAAAADGRLWELWFTFVPEPGQTGVYITDALNGQRAGHMLPWVVRELSTGAVAGSTRFHDIVPQIDRVEIGYTWYAARWQRTHVNTACKLLLLAHAFETLACRVVGFRTDNFNFSSQKAIEALGARRDGVIRHHQARRDGSVRDSVMYSILAAEWPEVKTHLTTRLARHESKPD, encoded by the coding sequence ATGATCCCAGTGACTCCCGTCACACTCGAGGGGCACGGCGTCCGGCTCGAGCCGCTTGGCCCCGGGCATCAGGACGGGCTCGCGGCCGCGGCCGCGGACGGCCGGCTCTGGGAGCTCTGGTTCACCTTCGTCCCGGAACCGGGGCAGACGGGGGTCTACATCACCGACGCACTCAACGGCCAGCGTGCCGGTCACATGCTCCCCTGGGTGGTCCGGGAGCTGTCGACGGGCGCCGTCGCGGGGAGCACGCGGTTCCACGACATCGTCCCCCAGATCGATCGGGTCGAGATCGGCTACACCTGGTACGCCGCGAGGTGGCAGCGGACTCATGTCAACACCGCCTGCAAACTGCTGTTGCTCGCGCACGCCTTCGAGACACTGGCGTGCCGCGTCGTGGGGTTCCGGACGGACAATTTCAACTTCTCATCCCAGAAGGCGATCGAGGCTCTCGGCGCCCGCAGGGACGGCGTGATCCGCCACCACCAAGCCCGGCGTGACGGGTCGGTCCGCGACTCGGTGATGTACAGCATCCTCGCCGCCGAATGGCCGGAGGTGAAGACGCACCTCACCACCCGGCTCGCGCGTCACGAGAGCAAACCGGATTGA